The following coding sequences are from one Sphingobium sp. RAC03 window:
- a CDS encoding CDP-alcohol phosphatidyltransferase family protein codes for MTDSLQSGPGTLDRIQQNFLAKAERRLLTWLCSRMPSWVTPDRLTFAGVIGAVMTFAGYVASNWGATWLILAIIGYVVQWFGDSMDGSLARFRRIERPSYGYFIDHSCDGLVTLLILAGIGLSPFVTMDVAMVALAGYLLLSIHAYLSARVLGEFKLSYLSAGPTELRLMLIGLTIMMMALGYGPGLFGRWSGFDIFVGAVGGLLIILFIGQTLITGRRLAHKDAGLL; via the coding sequence ATGACAGACTCATTACAAAGCGGCCCCGGCACGCTTGATCGCATACAACAGAATTTTCTTGCCAAGGCCGAACGACGATTGCTGACCTGGCTATGCAGCCGGATGCCGAGCTGGGTCACGCCCGACCGCCTGACCTTCGCCGGGGTGATCGGCGCGGTCATGACCTTTGCCGGCTATGTGGCCAGCAATTGGGGTGCGACCTGGCTGATCCTCGCCATTATTGGCTATGTCGTCCAGTGGTTCGGGGATTCGATGGATGGCAGCCTGGCGCGGTTCCGGCGGATCGAGCGGCCATCCTATGGCTATTTCATCGACCATAGTTGCGACGGGCTGGTGACGCTGCTTATCCTGGCGGGGATCGGGCTTAGCCCCTTCGTGACGATGGACGTGGCGATGGTGGCGCTGGCGGGCTATCTGCTGTTGTCCATCCACGCCTATCTTTCCGCCCGCGTGCTGGGCGAGTTCAAACTCTCCTATCTGTCGGCCGGGCCGACCGAATTGCGGCTGATGCTGATCGGCCTGACCATCATGATGATGGCGCTGGGCTACGGGCCGGGCCTGTTCGGGCGCTGGTCTGGCTTCGACATCTTCGTCGGCGCGGTGGGCGGGCTGCTGATCATCCTGTTCATCGGCCAGACGCTGATCACCGGACGGCGGCTGGCGCATAAGGATGCGGGGCTGCTTTAA
- a CDS encoding enoyl-CoA hydratase/isomerase family protein, translating to MTQMLPAYETILLERRGRLLVVTLNRPDAMNAVNRVLHDELPDALTFAGTDPDSDVVLLTGAGRAFSAGGDIDHMAHNAANPHLFDHEARQAKRIVFAMLDIEKSVVCRMNGHAVGLGASIALLCDVIFAAEGAKIGDPHVGIGLVAGDGGAVVWAQRIGLAKAKEYLLTGELLSARKAAEIGLINHCVAPEALDAAVDGFCAKLLAGAPNAIRWTKILTNIELKRIAGAVMEAGIAYESLSVRSADHREGIAALREKRAPRFTGR from the coding sequence ATGACCCAGATGCTGCCCGCCTATGAGACGATCCTGCTGGAGCGACGCGGGCGGTTGCTGGTGGTGACGCTCAACCGGCCCGACGCGATGAACGCGGTCAATCGCGTGCTGCATGACGAATTGCCCGATGCGCTGACCTTTGCCGGGACCGATCCCGATTCCGACGTGGTGCTGCTGACCGGCGCGGGGCGGGCCTTTTCGGCGGGGGGCGACATCGACCATATGGCGCATAATGCCGCGAACCCGCACCTGTTCGACCATGAGGCGCGGCAGGCCAAGCGGATCGTCTTTGCGATGCTGGACATCGAAAAGTCGGTCGTCTGCCGGATGAACGGGCATGCGGTGGGGCTGGGCGCGTCGATCGCGCTGCTGTGCGATGTGATCTTTGCGGCGGAGGGCGCGAAGATCGGCGATCCGCATGTGGGCATTGGCCTAGTCGCCGGGGATGGCGGCGCGGTCGTGTGGGCGCAGCGGATTGGCCTCGCCAAGGCCAAGGAATATCTGCTGACCGGTGAACTGCTGAGCGCGCGAAAAGCGGCGGAGATCGGGCTGATCAACCACTGCGTTGCGCCGGAGGCACTGGACGCGGCGGTCGATGGCTTTTGCGCGAAGCTGCTGGCGGGCGCGCCGAATGCGATCCGCTGGACCAAGATATTGACCAATATCGAACTCAAGCGAATTGCGGGCGCGGTGATGGAGGCAGGGATCGCCTATGAGTCGCTGAGCGTGCGGAGCGCCGATCATCGCGAGGGGATTGCCGCGCTCAGGGAGAAGCGCGCGCCGCGCTTTACCGGACGATAA
- a CDS encoding thiamine pyrophosphate-dependent dehydrogenase E1 component subunit alpha, translating to MAELSNAPAPTPDQLVDIYRRMIRIERNDDAIRKTIRLGRLVMPYYSARGQEVIPATLSSLMTDDDKICTIYRGIHDMVAKDMPLRPLWAEIAGRVDGTCKGKGGPMHLTHPESGVMVTTGIVGSSMPIANGLAWAAKLDGSRRVTIAYFGDGASNIGAFHESLNLASVWKLPVIFVCQNNGFAEHTRYENGTSVDFIAKRAIGYGMPGYTVDGNDPLAMFAAAHDAITRARDGEGPTLLECKTFRFHGHVLGDDDKYMTKEEKAAAIEKDPLPAFKAWLIEQGHATEETLATMQATIEAEIEDAQEFGLASPLPSVDELRRDVFAQEIPA from the coding sequence ATGGCAGAGCTGAGCAACGCCCCGGCGCCGACCCCGGACCAGCTGGTAGACATCTACCGGCGCATGATCCGCATCGAACGCAATGATGACGCCATCCGCAAGACCATCCGGCTTGGGCGGCTCGTCATGCCCTATTATTCCGCGCGCGGGCAGGAAGTCATCCCCGCCACGCTCTCATCGCTGATGACGGACGATGACAAGATCTGCACCATCTATCGCGGCATCCACGACATGGTGGCCAAGGACATGCCGCTGCGCCCGCTCTGGGCCGAAATCGCCGGACGTGTCGATGGCACCTGCAAGGGGAAGGGCGGGCCGATGCACCTTACCCACCCCGAAAGCGGCGTCATGGTCACGACCGGCATCGTCGGCTCCTCCATGCCGATCGCCAATGGCCTCGCCTGGGCGGCAAAGCTGGATGGGTCGCGGCGCGTGACCATCGCCTATTTCGGTGACGGCGCTTCCAACATCGGCGCTTTCCATGAATCGCTCAACCTCGCCTCGGTCTGGAAGCTGCCGGTGATCTTCGTGTGCCAGAATAACGGCTTCGCCGAACATACACGCTATGAGAACGGCACCTCGGTCGACTTCATCGCCAAGCGCGCGATCGGCTATGGAATGCCGGGCTATACGGTTGACGGCAACGACCCGCTCGCCATGTTCGCCGCCGCCCATGATGCCATCACCCGCGCGCGCGATGGCGAAGGTCCGACCCTGCTGGAATGCAAGACGTTCCGCTTCCACGGCCATGTGCTGGGCGACGACGATAAATATATGACCAAGGAAGAAAAGGCTGCCGCGATCGAAAAAGACCCGCTGCCCGCCTTCAAGGCCTGGCTGATCGAACAGGGCCATGCGACCGAAGAGACGCTGGCCACAATGCAGGCGACGATCGAAGCCGAGATCGAAGACGCACAGGAATTCGGCCTCGCCAGTCCCTTGCCCTCGGTGGACGAATTGCGTCGCGATGTCTTTGCGCAGGAGATCCCGGCATGA
- the maiA gene encoding maleylacetoacetate isomerase: MILHGYWRSSAAYRVRIALALKGLDCRQTPHDLRTGAHHAPSFRALNPQALVPALETPDGVLTQSGAIIEWLDEQYPDPPLLPVKAFDRAVVRSMAALVTCDIHPLNNLRVLDRLRGDFAATPNQITAWIGHWISEGFAALEQQIARHGGDFAFGDTPGLADCFLLPQLYGAHRFGVDMQPFPLIRAIGIRLSSLASVAQAHPDRQPDADCA; encoded by the coding sequence ATGATCCTGCACGGCTATTGGCGATCAAGCGCCGCCTACCGGGTCCGCATCGCTCTGGCGCTCAAAGGGCTGGACTGTCGCCAGACGCCGCACGACCTGCGCACCGGTGCGCATCACGCCCCGTCCTTCCGCGCGCTCAACCCGCAAGCGCTCGTTCCCGCGCTGGAGACGCCAGACGGTGTCCTCACCCAATCCGGCGCGATCATCGAATGGCTGGACGAGCAATATCCTGATCCGCCGCTGCTGCCCGTCAAGGCGTTCGACAGGGCGGTAGTGCGCAGCATGGCGGCGCTTGTCACCTGCGACATTCACCCGCTCAACAATCTGCGCGTCCTCGACCGGCTACGCGGCGATTTCGCGGCTACTCCCAATCAGATCACCGCCTGGATCGGCCATTGGATCAGCGAAGGCTTCGCCGCGCTGGAGCAACAGATTGCCCGCCACGGCGGCGACTTCGCCTTCGGCGATACACCCGGCCTGGCCGACTGTTTCCTGCTACCGCAACTCTATGGTGCGCATCGCTTCGGCGTCGATATGCAGCCCTTCCCGCTGATCCGTGCGATCGGCATCCGCCTGTCGAGCCTTGCGTCCGTCGCCCAGGCCCATCCCGACCGGCAGCCCGACGCCGACTGCGCTTAA
- a CDS encoding FAD-binding protein, giving the protein MTGFDEMVDWLVVGSGAGSMASALVMRDTGKSVVILEKTAFVGGTTAKSGGVMWIPANRFMLADGESDSAEAAMAYLDATQDEHPAPGTSSAKRRAYVTQAPRAIDFLVDKGVALQRGATFWPDYYDELPGGCKTSRTVVAKPFDRKELGPWRDKLRKGFAEFNVTLVEGMEAQGHRRTNKASGKMLLRIIGRTLRDKLLGRHYTTAGAALQGRMLKAALAAGVDIRLNAPARQIIIADDAATGVETVRDGKPWRIGARLGVLINAGGFSQNQAMRDRYIPGTSVQWSQTPEGDTGDMHQELERIGGHLAQMDQLVGYQMTPAPGWDQTYVAPGAQSMTGKPHAILVDQRGQRYMNEGGSYELYCETMRKRNALVPAIPSWAIVDRNYVELYAIAGKFIDKKIPDGWIESGYLHTADTIADLATSIKVDPATLTATVARWNGFVAKGVDEDFQRGARAYDNCGFVGDPFSDQSALGAIDKGPFYAVPVVPGDVSTYGGVVTDARGRVVNADGQVIAGLYATGTTTASVMGNVYVGAGASIGPSLVFGYIAARHAVGLDNQP; this is encoded by the coding sequence ATGACCGGATTTGACGAAATGGTCGACTGGCTCGTCGTCGGCAGCGGCGCAGGGTCGATGGCTTCGGCGCTGGTCATGCGCGACACCGGAAAATCGGTCGTCATCCTCGAAAAGACCGCCTTCGTCGGCGGCACGACGGCCAAGTCGGGCGGCGTGATGTGGATTCCAGCCAACCGTTTCATGCTGGCCGATGGCGAAAGCGACAGCGCCGAGGCAGCCATGGCCTATCTCGACGCCACGCAGGACGAGCATCCCGCCCCCGGCACCTCGTCCGCAAAGCGGCGCGCCTATGTCACGCAAGCGCCGCGCGCGATCGATTTCCTGGTCGACAAGGGCGTCGCCCTGCAACGCGGCGCGACCTTCTGGCCCGATTATTATGACGAACTGCCCGGCGGCTGCAAAACCTCACGCACGGTCGTCGCCAAGCCCTTCGACCGCAAGGAATTGGGGCCATGGCGCGACAAGCTGCGCAAGGGTTTCGCCGAATTCAACGTCACTTTGGTCGAAGGAATGGAGGCGCAGGGCCATCGCCGTACCAACAAGGCGTCGGGCAAAATGCTGCTGCGCATCATCGGCCGGACATTGCGGGACAAGCTGCTAGGACGCCATTATACCACCGCCGGCGCAGCGCTGCAGGGCCGCATGCTCAAGGCTGCCCTGGCCGCCGGCGTGGACATAAGGCTGAACGCACCCGCCCGCCAGATCATCATCGCCGATGACGCCGCGACAGGCGTCGAAACGGTGCGGGACGGCAAGCCCTGGCGGATCGGCGCGCGCTTGGGCGTCCTCATCAATGCGGGCGGCTTCTCGCAAAATCAGGCTATGCGCGATCGCTATATCCCCGGCACCAGCGTCCAATGGTCGCAGACGCCCGAAGGGGACACCGGCGACATGCACCAGGAACTGGAGCGGATCGGCGGTCATTTGGCGCAGATGGACCAGTTGGTCGGCTATCAGATGACGCCTGCGCCCGGTTGGGATCAAACCTATGTCGCACCAGGCGCGCAATCGATGACCGGCAAGCCCCACGCCATATTGGTGGACCAGAGAGGCCAGCGCTACATGAACGAGGGCGGCAGCTACGAACTTTATTGCGAAACCATGCGCAAGCGGAACGCGCTGGTCCCCGCCATCCCCAGTTGGGCGATCGTCGACCGCAACTATGTCGAATTATACGCCATCGCGGGTAAGTTCATCGACAAGAAAATCCCCGATGGCTGGATCGAAAGCGGCTATCTCCACACCGCCGACACGATCGCTGACCTTGCCACCAGCATCAAGGTCGATCCCGCTACATTGACCGCCACCGTCGCCCGCTGGAACGGCTTTGTCGCCAAGGGCGTGGACGAGGATTTTCAGCGCGGTGCCCGCGCCTATGATAATTGCGGCTTCGTCGGCGATCCCTTTTCCGACCAAAGCGCCCTCGGCGCGATCGACAAGGGGCCGTTTTACGCTGTCCCCGTGGTGCCCGGCGATGTCAGCACCTATGGCGGCGTCGTCACCGATGCGCGTGGCCGCGTGGTCAATGCCGACGGCCAGGTGATCGCCGGGCTCTATGCCACCGGCACCACCACGGCATCGGTCATGGGCAATGTCTATGTCGGCGCGGGGGCCAGCATCGGTCCTTCCCTGGTGTTCGGCTATATCGCCGCCCGCCACGCCGTAGGGCTCGATAATCAGCCCTGA
- a CDS encoding alpha-ketoacid dehydrogenase subunit beta: MSAKKMNSLQAVNAALHQAMTEDDKVIVLGEDIADREGGGVTGATTGLSTKFGDDRVKSTPISEQAIIGAAIGAALAGYKPVAEIMLMNFTAVAMDMIFNHAAKLRFMSGGQSTVPITIRTLTGAGWQTAGQHADHLEGWFAHTAGIKVVAPSNPVDYAGLLLSCIQDPDPCIFIESAGSLFIPAEVPDVIVPVPLGKARIVQEGTDVTIVSWSSQVIRCQQALAPLAEAGISVELIDLRTVSPWDKEAVLASVAKTGRAVIAHEAVRHFGPGGEIASTIAEELFGQLKAPVRRLGAPYSPVPFAKVLEDAYIVSPDRVVETVKALMA; this comes from the coding sequence ATGAGCGCCAAGAAGATGAACAGCCTCCAGGCCGTGAATGCAGCCCTGCACCAGGCCATGACCGAAGATGACAAGGTTATCGTACTGGGCGAGGATATCGCCGACCGCGAAGGTGGCGGCGTCACCGGCGCGACCACAGGCCTGTCGACCAAATTCGGCGACGATCGCGTCAAATCCACGCCCATTTCCGAACAGGCCATCATCGGTGCGGCCATCGGCGCGGCGCTGGCGGGCTACAAGCCCGTCGCCGAAATCATGCTGATGAATTTCACCGCCGTCGCCATGGACATGATCTTCAACCATGCCGCCAAGCTGCGCTTCATGTCGGGTGGGCAAAGCACGGTGCCGATCACCATCCGCACGCTGACGGGTGCCGGCTGGCAGACGGCGGGCCAACATGCCGATCATCTCGAAGGCTGGTTCGCGCATACGGCGGGGATCAAGGTGGTCGCGCCGTCCAACCCGGTCGACTATGCAGGATTGCTCCTGTCCTGCATCCAAGACCCGGACCCCTGCATCTTCATCGAATCGGCCGGATCGCTGTTCATCCCTGCCGAAGTGCCCGATGTGATAGTGCCCGTTCCGCTCGGCAAGGCGCGGATCGTGCAGGAAGGGACCGACGTCACCATCGTCTCCTGGTCCTCGCAGGTCATCCGCTGCCAGCAGGCGCTCGCCCCCTTGGCAGAGGCGGGCATTTCGGTCGAACTGATCGACCTGCGCACCGTATCGCCCTGGGACAAGGAAGCCGTGCTGGCCTCCGTCGCCAAGACGGGTCGCGCGGTGATCGCCCATGAAGCGGTACGCCATTTCGGCCCCGGCGGCGAAATCGCCTCGACCATTGCCGAAGAATTGTTCGGTCAGCTCAAAGCCCCGGTCCGCCGCCTTGGCGCGCCCTATTCGCCGGTGCCCTTCGCCAAGGTGCTGGAAGACGCCTATATCGTCTCGCCCGATCGGGTGGTCGAAACGGTGAAGGCCTTGATGGCCTGA
- the hmgA gene encoding homogentisate 1,2-dioxygenase: MTGFANHFATQAVPGALPVGCNSPQKVPFGLYAEQLSGTAFTAPRAENRRSWLYRLRPTAQHGAYRPWQGPGQFRSAPFTDLPPSPNRLRWDPLPIPTDPTDFLDGLVTYCGNGDVAAGMGQGVHLYACNRSMQGRAYFNADGEMLFVPQEGAIRLITELGRFDVAPLQIALIPRGLRFRVELLGPVARGYVCENYGAAFRLPDLGPIGSNGLANPRDFETPVAWFEDVDAPVDLIQKFQGQLWSTRLPHSPFDVAAWHGNLAPCRYDLRRFNTINTVSFDHPDPSIFTVLTSPSDTPGTANCDFVIFPPRWMVAEGTFRPPWFHRNIMSEFMGLITGAYDAKAGGFAPGGASLHNQMASHGPDRASYETGITAALAPHKIEATMAFMFESRFPFCPTGFAAQAPFAQPDYDQCWDGFRKAQLPTDKDAA, from the coding sequence ATGACCGGCTTTGCCAATCATTTCGCGACGCAGGCCGTGCCAGGCGCGCTGCCGGTCGGCTGCAACTCGCCGCAGAAAGTGCCCTTTGGCCTCTATGCCGAACAGCTATCAGGAACCGCCTTCACCGCCCCTCGCGCCGAGAACCGCCGTAGCTGGCTCTACCGCCTGCGCCCGACGGCGCAGCATGGTGCCTATCGCCCCTGGCAAGGGCCTGGCCAATTTCGTTCCGCGCCCTTCACCGACCTGCCACCATCCCCCAACCGCCTGCGCTGGGACCCGCTACCGATCCCGACCGATCCTACCGATTTCCTCGACGGCCTCGTCACCTATTGCGGCAATGGCGATGTCGCGGCGGGCATGGGGCAGGGCGTGCATCTCTACGCCTGCAACCGCTCGATGCAGGGTCGTGCCTACTTCAACGCGGACGGCGAAATGCTGTTCGTGCCACAGGAAGGGGCCATCCGCCTGATCACCGAACTCGGCCGTTTCGACGTCGCCCCGCTCCAGATCGCTCTGATCCCGCGCGGCCTGCGCTTCCGCGTCGAATTGCTGGGCCCGGTCGCGCGCGGCTATGTCTGCGAAAATTACGGCGCGGCCTTCCGCTTGCCCGACCTCGGCCCAATCGGCTCGAACGGCCTCGCCAATCCGCGCGATTTCGAAACGCCCGTCGCCTGGTTCGAGGATGTCGACGCGCCGGTCGATCTCATCCAGAAATTCCAGGGTCAGCTTTGGTCCACCCGCCTGCCGCACAGTCCGTTCGATGTCGCCGCCTGGCACGGCAATCTCGCGCCCTGCCGCTATGACCTGCGCCGCTTCAACACGATCAACACGGTCAGCTTCGATCATCCCGACCCGTCCATCTTCACCGTCCTGACCAGCCCCAGCGATACGCCCGGCACCGCCAATTGCGACTTCGTCATCTTCCCGCCGCGCTGGATGGTCGCGGAGGGCACATTCCGCCCACCTTGGTTCCACCGCAACATCATGAGCGAATTTATGGGCCTGATAACAGGAGCCTATGACGCAAAGGCAGGCGGCTTCGCCCCCGGCGGCGCATCGCTGCACAATCAGATGGCGAGCCACGGCCCCGACCGCGCCAGCTATGAAACGGGCATCACCGCCGCCTTGGCCCCGCACAAGATCGAAGCCACCATGGCCTTCATGTTCGAAAGCCGCTTCCCCTTCTGCCCCACCGGGTTCGCCGCGCAAGCCCCCTTCGCCCAGCCCGACTATGACCAATGCTGGGATGGCTTCCGCAAGGCGCAGCTCCCCACAGACAAGGACGCCGCATGA
- a CDS encoding MarR family winged helix-turn-helix transcriptional regulator, with protein sequence MSAATLTLDHFLPYRLSFTANLVSDAVASAYQTLFGLRIPEWRVIAVTAESVDGITQQAIGIRTRMDKVTVSRAAKSLIARDLITRRPNSADQRSHLLVLTSEGRALYEAVVPKALELEQQIFSRFAKTELDQFAAMLRDIDGIVLASGLSDGVSTGD encoded by the coding sequence ATGTCCGCCGCTACGCTCACGCTCGATCATTTCCTGCCCTATCGCCTGTCCTTCACCGCCAATCTGGTGAGCGACGCGGTGGCGAGTGCCTATCAGACGCTGTTCGGGCTCCGCATTCCCGAATGGCGGGTGATTGCGGTGACGGCCGAGAGCGTGGACGGAATCACCCAGCAGGCGATCGGCATCCGCACGCGCATGGACAAGGTGACGGTGAGCCGCGCGGCCAAGAGCCTGATCGCGCGCGACCTGATCACGCGCAGGCCTAACTCCGCCGATCAGCGATCGCATCTGTTGGTGCTGACGAGCGAGGGACGCGCTTTATATGAGGCGGTGGTGCCTAAGGCGCTAGAGTTGGAGCAGCAGATTTTCAGCCGCTTCGCCAAGACCGAGCTGGACCAGTTCGCGGCGATGTTGCGCGATATCGATGGAATCGTGCTGGCGTCCGGCCTGTCGGACGGTGTCTCAACGGGCGATTGA
- the fahA gene encoding fumarylacetoacetase, giving the protein MIDHTHAADLQSWVTSANGHAAFPIQNLPLGIFSPPGDGPRAGIAIGDYILDIKAIMDILPTNLQAALNQTRLNSFFALPTALRRELRKAVSASLSDLAFQAAVEPALHPMAACELHLPATIGDYTDFYVGIHHATHVGQLFRPDNPLLPNYKYVPIGYHGRASSIRPSGIPVVRPVGQTKGPQDSEPRFGPTRRLDYELELGLWIGEGNKLGEPIPIGQAADHIAGFCLLNDWSARDFQAWEYVPLGPFLAKNFHSTISPWVITPEALAPFRAAQPARDAADPKPLPYLWDDGDQAGGALALDLSVTLSTTRMRDQGLPDFALSHGPSSNMYWTPAQIVAHHASNGCNLQPGDLLGTGTISGPDRSAYGSLLEISRGGAEPITLPSGEQRTFLEDGDEVVLTATAQREGFVPIGFGECRARILPAKG; this is encoded by the coding sequence ATGATCGACCACACCCACGCCGCCGACCTGCAAAGCTGGGTCACCAGCGCGAACGGCCATGCCGCCTTCCCGATCCAGAATCTGCCGCTCGGCATCTTCTCCCCCCCCGGCGACGGTCCACGCGCTGGCATTGCGATCGGTGACTATATCCTTGATATAAAAGCCATAATGGACATTCTGCCGACCAACTTGCAGGCGGCGCTGAACCAAACTCGCCTCAACAGTTTCTTCGCCCTGCCCACCGCCCTCCGGCGCGAATTACGCAAAGCAGTGTCCGCTTCGCTGTCCGATTTGGCGTTTCAGGCAGCGGTCGAACCCGCGCTGCACCCGATGGCGGCTTGCGAACTCCACCTGCCAGCAACCATCGGCGACTATACCGATTTCTATGTCGGCATCCACCACGCCACCCATGTCGGCCAGCTATTCCGCCCCGACAATCCGCTGCTGCCCAACTATAAATATGTCCCCATCGGCTATCATGGTCGCGCCTCCTCGATCCGCCCCTCCGGCATCCCAGTCGTCCGCCCAGTCGGCCAGACCAAGGGACCACAGGATAGCGAACCCCGCTTCGGCCCGACCCGGCGTCTGGATTATGAGCTGGAACTGGGCCTGTGGATCGGCGAGGGCAATAAATTGGGCGAGCCCATCCCGATCGGTCAGGCGGCCGATCATATTGCGGGCTTCTGCCTGCTCAACGACTGGTCGGCGCGCGATTTTCAGGCCTGGGAGTATGTGCCGCTCGGCCCCTTCCTTGCCAAGAATTTCCATTCCACCATCTCGCCCTGGGTCATCACACCCGAAGCCCTAGCCCCCTTCCGCGCTGCGCAGCCAGCACGCGACGCCGCCGACCCCAAGCCCTTGCCCTATCTCTGGGACGATGGGGATCAGGCTGGCGGCGCTCTAGCGCTCGACCTTAGCGTCACCCTGTCCACCACCCGGATGCGCGATCAGGGGCTGCCGGACTTCGCCCTCAGCCACGGCCCCTCATCGAACATGTATTGGACGCCGGCGCAGATCGTCGCTCATCATGCCTCGAACGGCTGTAACCTCCAGCCCGGCGATCTGCTCGGCACCGGCACCATTTCCGGCCCGGATCGCAGCGCCTATGGCAGCCTGCTCGAAATCAGCCGTGGCGGCGCGGAGCCGATCACCCTGCCATCGGGCGAACAGCGCACCTTCCTGGAGGATGGCGACGAAGTGGTCCTCACCGCGACCGCGCAACGCGAAGGCTTCGTGCCGATCGGCTTTGGAGAATGCCGCGCCCGCATCCTTCCGGCGAAAGGCTGA
- a CDS encoding PLP-dependent cysteine synthase family protein produces the protein MSGGVSRDWLAEAIRRIEADYNRSADTHLIRLPLPRHPGITLYLKDESSHPTGSLKHRLARSLFLYALCNEWIGPQTTVIEASSGSTAVSEAYFAKMLGLRFIAVVPASTAAPKLDAIRFHGGEIHAVDDPRTVYATAQRLAQETGGHYLDQFTYAERATDWRGNNNIAQSIFTQMAQEEYPIPSWIVCGAGTGGTSATIGRFIRYERHSTRLCVADPVNSVFHRHHADPSVTTLPEGCAARIEGIGRPRVEPSFIPSVIDRMIAVEDAQSIGAMHALAGILGRRVGGSTGTNICACMAIADDMARAGEQGSIVTLLCDSGDRYGCTYYDAGWTNAHGIDWQADAASIVGRMTA, from the coding sequence ATGAGTGGTGGGGTGTCGCGGGACTGGCTGGCCGAGGCGATACGGCGGATCGAGGCGGATTATAACCGCTCCGCCGACACCCACCTTATCCGCCTGCCCTTGCCACGTCACCCCGGAATCACCCTGTATCTAAAAGACGAAAGTTCGCACCCGACCGGCAGCCTCAAACATCGGCTGGCGCGCTCGCTCTTTCTCTATGCGCTGTGCAACGAATGGATCGGGCCGCAGACGACGGTGATCGAGGCCTCATCCGGCTCGACCGCCGTGTCCGAAGCCTATTTCGCCAAGATGTTGGGGCTGCGCTTTATCGCCGTGGTGCCCGCCTCCACCGCCGCACCCAAGCTCGATGCCATCCGCTTTCACGGCGGCGAGATCCATGCGGTCGATGATCCCCGCACCGTCTATGCCACGGCGCAACGGCTGGCGCAGGAAACCGGCGGTCATTATCTCGATCAGTTCACCTATGCCGAGCGGGCGACCGACTGGCGCGGCAATAATAATATCGCGCAGAGCATCTTCACCCAGATGGCGCAGGAAGAATATCCCATCCCCAGCTGGATCGTCTGCGGCGCAGGGACGGGTGGCACATCGGCGACGATCGGCCGCTTCATCCGCTACGAACGGCACTCGACCCGCCTGTGCGTCGCCGATCCCGTCAACTCGGTCTTTCATCGCCACCATGCCGACCCGTCGGTCACCACCCTGCCCGAAGGCTGTGCGGCGCGGATCGAGGGGATCGGGCGGCCCCGCGTTGAGCCGAGCTTCATCCCTTCCGTGATCGACCGGATGATCGCGGTGGAGGATGCGCAGTCGATCGGCGCGATGCATGCGCTGGCCGGGATATTGGGCCGCCGTGTCGGTGGATCGACCGGCACCAACATCTGCGCCTGCATGGCGATCGCCGATGACATGGCGCGGGCGGGCGAACAGGGGAGTATCGTCACGCTGCTATGCGACAGTGGCGATCGCTATGGCTGCACCTATTATGATGCGGGCTGGACGAACGCGCACGGCATCGACTGGCAGGCTGATGCGGCCAGTATTGTCGGGCGTATGACGGCATGA